TATACCGGGGCTGGTCTTCTACGGCGGCACCATCCTGCCCGGCTGCCTGAAGGGCCGCGACCTTTCCATCCAGGACGTGTTCGAAGCGGTCGGCGCCCATGCCAAGGGCGACATGGACGATGGCGAGCTGGACGCGATCGAGCGGGCCGCCTGCCCCGGCGCCGGTGCCTGCGGCGGCCAGTTCACGGCCAACACCATGGCCATGGCGCTGGCGATGATGGGCATCAGCCCGATGGGCTCCGGCGATCCGCCGGCCACGGACGAGGCGAAGGCCGCCGAAGCGCGCCGCTGCGGCAAGCTGACGGCGGAACTGGCGCACAAGGGCGTCTCGGCGCGCGGCTTCGTCACCGAAGCGTCCCTGCGCAATGCCGCGACCGCGGTTGTCGCCAGCGGCGGTTCGACCAATGCCGTCCTGCACCTGCCCGCCATCGCCGCGGAAGCGGGTATCGCCTTCCCGATCGAGACCTTCGACGAACTGTCGCGAAGCGTCCCGGTCATCACCGATCTGAAGCCGGGCGGCCGGTTCCTCGCGCGCGACCTGTTCCGGGCGGGCGGCGTGCCGCTGTTCGGCAAGCGGCTGGCCGATGCCGGCATGCTGCAAGACACGCCGACGGCGACCGGACGCAGCCTGTTTGCCGAACTGGCCGAAGCGCGCGAAACCGAAGGCCAGCAGGTCGTCCGCTCCCCCGCCGATCCGGTCAAGGCGACCGGCGGGCTCAGCATCCTCTACGGCGACCTGGCCCCGCAAGGTGCGGTGCTGAAGACGGCCGGTTACGGCTCCACCTCGTTCGAAGGCCCGGCCCGCGTCTTCGACGGCGAGGAAGCCTGCTTCGCTGCGGTTTCCGCAGGCCAGATCCGCGAAGGCGATGTCGTCATCATCCGGTACGAAGGTCCGTCCGGCGGGCCCGGCATGCGCGAGATGCTGGCCGTCACCGCCGCGATCGCCGGACAGGGCCTGGCCGGAAAGGTCGCGCTGATCACCGACGGCCGGTTCTCCGGCGCCAGCCACGGTTTCGTCATCGGCCACTGCTCGCCCGAAGCGGCCGGCGGCGGCCCCATCGCGCTGGTCAACGAAGGCGACACGATCCGCATCGATGCGGAGGCGCGCCGGATCGATGCCGATATCGACTGGGACGCGCGCCGCGCCGCCCATACGCCGCGCCCCGCCAACCGACTGGGCGGCGTCTTCGACAAGTACGCCCGCCTCGTTTCCAGCGCCGCCTACGGCGCCACCACAATTCCGCCCGTCATTGAGCAAGCTGACAGATAAGGACGCAGCGATCATGCAAGTTTTCAAGGATACCGACGCCAAGCCCGCTACCGTCAAGGACCGCCCGGTCGCGATCATCGGCTATGGCAGCCAGGGCCGCGCCCACGCGCTGAACCTGCACGACAGCGGCTGCGAAGTGATCGTCGGGCTGCGCGAAGGCTCGCCCACCGCCGCCAAGGCACGGGCCGACGGCCTGACCGTGATGAGTGTGGCGGACGCCGCGAAAGCGGCAGGCCTTGTCGCGCTGCTGACCCCCGACATGAGCCACGAGGCGATCTACGAAAGCGAGATCGCACCGCACATGGAGCGTGGCGACGCGCTGCTGGTCGCGCACGGCTTCACCGTCCTCTACAAGCGCATCGCACCTGCGGGCGAGGTCGACGTGATCCTCGTCGCTCCCAAGGGCCCGGGCGACCTGGTCCGCCGCGAATACGAGCGCGGCGCGGGCGTCCCCTGCCTGTTCGCGGTCGACAACAATGCCAGCGGCATGGCGCGCGAAAAGGCGCTGGCCTATGCCAGCCTGATTGGCGGCACCA
This genomic interval from Qipengyuania sp. JC766 contains the following:
- the ilvC gene encoding ketol-acid reductoisomerase, producing MQVFKDTDAKPATVKDRPVAIIGYGSQGRAHALNLHDSGCEVIVGLREGSPTAAKARADGLTVMSVADAAKAAGLVALLTPDMSHEAIYESEIAPHMERGDALLVAHGFTVLYKRIAPAGEVDVILVAPKGPGDLVRREYERGAGVPCLFAVDNNASGMAREKALAYASLIGGTTAGAIETTFREETETDLFGEQAVLCGGATELVLAGYETLTDAGYAPEIAYYECLHELKLIVDLLYEGGLQKMHEFISETAIYGDLVSGPRVVNEETRARMKDVLEDIRNGTFAKNWIAENEGGKAEYKKMLDADLAHPIEATGKQLRAMMPWLQDAPKKSEPKAA
- the ilvD gene encoding dihydroxy-acid dehydratase: MTASTSKRSDAITKGPAKAPARAMLRAAGYDDTDFAQPMVAIVNTWSTVTPCNMHLQQLAEPVRQGLREGGATPVDFNTIVVSDGITMGGEGMRASLISREIIADSIELAVKGHSLDAAIILVGCDKTIPAAAMALARLDIPGLVFYGGTILPGCLKGRDLSIQDVFEAVGAHAKGDMDDGELDAIERAACPGAGACGGQFTANTMAMALAMMGISPMGSGDPPATDEAKAAEARRCGKLTAELAHKGVSARGFVTEASLRNAATAVVASGGSTNAVLHLPAIAAEAGIAFPIETFDELSRSVPVITDLKPGGRFLARDLFRAGGVPLFGKRLADAGMLQDTPTATGRSLFAELAEARETEGQQVVRSPADPVKATGGLSILYGDLAPQGAVLKTAGYGSTSFEGPARVFDGEEACFAAVSAGQIREGDVVIIRYEGPSGGPGMREMLAVTAAIAGQGLAGKVALITDGRFSGASHGFVIGHCSPEAAGGGPIALVNEGDTIRIDAEARRIDADIDWDARRAAHTPRPANRLGGVFDKYARLVSSAAYGATTIPPVIEQADR